The following proteins are encoded in a genomic region of Oreochromis aureus strain Israel breed Guangdong linkage group 8, ZZ_aureus, whole genome shotgun sequence:
- the LOC120441501 gene encoding interferon a3-like, which translates to MLNRILVACLFLALSTEGSSLSCRWMDHKFRQHNEETLNLLDTMAKNVTNTTEVEVTVASLITCTAEDKLVFTVQVLEEVAVLFEEDHSSASWEDSTVRNFLNIVNKQAEELHSCIGSHGHKRKTTKLHMYFKRLSHHILKEMGHSAEAWEVIRKETKAHLMRAEQLASSLHTAH; encoded by the exons atgctgaacaGGATTCTCGTTGCTTGCCTGTTTCTTGCTCTGTCCACTGAAGGCTCCTCGCTAAGCTGCAGATGGATGGATCATAAATTCAGACAGCACAACGAAGAAACTCTGAATCTACTTGATACCATG GCTAAAAACGTCACTAACACCACTGAAGTGGAGGTCACCGTGGCCTCCCTAATCACCTGTACC GCTGAGGATAAACTGGTTTTCACAGTTCAGGttctggaggaggtggctgtcCTGTTTGAGGAGGATCACAGCTCTGCATCATGGGAGGACAGCACAGTGAGGAACTTTCTCAATATTGTCAACAAACAGGCTGAAGAGCTTCACTCCTGT ATTGGGAGCCACGGTCACAAGAGGAAAACCACAAAGCTGCACATGTATTTTAAGAGACTCTCACATCATATCTTAAAGGAAATG GGTCACAGTGCTGAAGCCTGGGAGGTGATCAGGAAGGAAACCAAAGCCCATCTAATGAGAGCAGAACAGCTGGCTTCATCTCTGCACACTGCCCACTAA
- the LOC120441502 gene encoding interferon a3-like translates to MISRIFIACLFLGMYSTGSSLSCKWIVKHPDNNMSQFSLHNKIALGRLHMMVSALLCIMFNMITNTTKIEHNVTFPNQLYQQTSNATDEDKLAFVVQILKEVFDLFEKNRSSAPWEENTVENFLNIVNKQAEKLHSCVNSLSLQ, encoded by the exons atgatcAGCAGGATTTTCATCGCTTGCCTGTTTCTCGGGATGTACAGTACGGGCTCCTCGCTAAGTTGCAAATGGATTGTAAAACATCCAGACAACAACATGAGTCAATTCAGTCTGCACAACAAAATAGCTTTAGGTCGACTTCATATGATGGTGAGTGCACTTCTTTGCATAATGTTTAATATG ATTACTAACACCACTAAAATTGAGCACAACGTGACGTTCCCTAATCAACTGTATCAACAGACGTCCAACGCAACA GATGAGGATAAACTGGCTTTCGTAGTTCAGATTCTGAAGGAGGTGTTTGACCTGTTTGAGAAGAATCGCAGCTCTGCACCATGGGAGGAGAACACAGTGGAGAACTTTCTCAATATAGTCAACAAACAGGCtgagaagcttcactcctgtgTAAACTCACTTTCATTACAATGA